One uncultured Carboxylicivirga sp. genomic window, CATTATCTTATGACTTACGTCATAAAGCGAGCACTGAAACATCACAGCAGCGTAAGAACGAGGCATTAAAGCGTCTTCAGGTTGTTGAATCTTTCCGTGAGTCGCAAGGGATCAACCGTCCTGAATGGATGATTGTGAAAGTAGTTCCTGTTATTCCACCAGAATTGCGTCCTTTGGTACCATTGGATGGTGGTCGTTTTGCTACTTCCGACCTTAACGACTTGTATCGCCGTGTGATTATCCGTAACAATCGTTTGAAGCGATTAATTGAAATCAAAGCTCCGGAAGTAATCTTACGTAACGAAAAACGTATGTTACAGGAAGCTGTGGATTCATTGTTCGATAACTCACGTAAATCAAATGCTGTTAAAACTGATTCAAACCGTCCTTTAAAATCATTAAGTGATAGTTTGAAAGGTAAGCAAGGACGTTTCCGTCAGAACTTATTGGGTAAGCGTGTTGACTACTCAGCTCGTTCTGTAATTGTTGTAGGTCCTGAGCTAAACATGCATGAGTGTGGTATTCCAAAAGATATGGCAGCTGAGCTGTTTAAACCATTTGTTATCCGTAAGCTTATTGAGCGTGGGGTAGTAAAAACGGTTAAATCAGCTAAGAAAATTGTTGACCGTAAAGATCCTGTAGTATGGGATATTTTGGAAAATGTAATGAAAGGTCACCCGGTATTATTAAACCGTGCCCCTACGCTTCACCGTTTAGGTATTCAGGCATTCCAGCCTAAAATGATCGAAGGTAAAGCAATTCAGTTACACCCACTTGCTTGTTCTGCATTTAACGCCGACTTTGACGGTGACCAAATGGCGGTTCACTTACCATTAGGTAATGCTGCAATTTTGGAAGCTCAAATGTTGATGTTAGGTTCTCAAAATATTTTGAACCCTGCTAACGGTGCGCCTATTACTGTACCTTCTCAGGATATGGTTTTGGGTCTATATTATATGACCAAAGCTCGTGAAGGTGCCAAAGGTGAAGGATTGATTTTCTATTCACCAGAGGAGACTAAAATTGCCTTTAACGAAAAACGTGTTGACTTACATGCAATCGTAAAAGTTAAAACTAATGATTTAAATGCTGAAGGTGAGATTGTTAAAACAATAATCGAAACTACAGTTGGACGAATCTTATTTAATGAGTTTGTTCCTTCTAAGGCAGGATATATCAATAAGGTATTAACTAAGAAAGCGTTGCGTGATATTATTGGTGACGTTCATAAAGTTTGTGGTACACCACGTACTGCTGCTTTCCTTGATGATATTAAAAACCTTGGATACCGTATGGCATTCGAAGGTGGTCTGTCGTTTAACCTGGGTGACGTAATTATTCCTGCTGAAAAAGAAACTCTCGTTCAGGAAGGGTATGATGAAGTTGAAGAAGTAATGAATAACTATAACATGGGTTTCATTACCAACAACGAACGTTACAACCAGATTATCGATATCTGGACGCATGTTAACGCTCGATTGACTCAAACGTTAATGAATCAGTTGAGTTCTGACAGACAAGGTTTCAACTCAGTATACATGATGCTTGACTCAGGTGCGAGGGGTTCTAAGGAACAGATTCGTCAGTTGTCAGGTATGAGGGGTCTGATGGCAAAACCTCAGAAATCAGGTGCTGAAGGAGGTCAGATTATTGAGAACCCAATTCTTTCGAACTTTAAAGAAGGACTGTCGGTATTAGAGTACTTTATCTCTACTCACGGTGCTCGTAAAGGTTTGGCGGATACAGCTCTTAAAACTGCGGATGCGGGATACCTTACTCGTCGTTTGGTTGATGTATCTCAGGATGTGGTTATTCTGGAAGAAGATTGTGGTACGTTAAGAGGTTTAACAGCAACTGACATCAAAAATAACGAAGAAGTTGTTGCTTCACTATACGAGCGTATTCTTGGACGTGTTTCTGTTCACGATATTTATCACCCAAGTACCGGTGAAAAACTGGTAACAGCTGGTGAAGAGATTGTTGAAGATCAGGCTAAATTGATTGAGGACTCACCAATTGAGCGTGTTGAAATTCGTTCTGTACTGACTTGTGAATCAAAACAAGGTGTTTGTGCTAAGTGTTACGGACGTAACCTTGCAACAGGCCGTATGGTTCAAATGGGTGAATCGGTTGGTGTAATTGCTGCACAGTCAATCGGTGAACCGGGTACACAGTTGACACTTCGTACATTCCACGTAGGGGGTACTGCAGGTAACATTACTTCAGAAAACAGTATCAACGCTAAGTACGATGGTGTTGTTGAAATTGAAGAGTTACGTACTGTACCATCAACTTCTGAAGAAGGAACTGAAGTGGATGTGGTGATCGGTCGTTTGGCTGAATTGCGTATTATCGACAAGAATACCAATATTGCCTTAACTACGCACCCAATTCCTTATGGTGCTAAACTTCACATTAAGAACGGAGCTGAAATTAAGAAAGGCGATGTGATTTGTGAATGGGACCCATATAACGCATTGATCATTACTGAAAAAAGCGGTAAAGTTTCTTTCGAAAATATGATTGATGGTGTTACTTACAAAGAGGAATCGGATGAACAAACTGGTTTCCGCGAAAAAGTAATCACTGAAACCCGTGATAAGACCAAGAACCCATCATTGCGTATCTTAAGTGCCGATGGTGAGATCTTAAAAACATATAACTTACCTGTAGGAGCTCACCTTTCTGTTGATGAAGGTGATGAAGTGAAAATGGGTCAAATATTAGCTAAGATTCCTCGTGCTGTTGGTAAGGCTGGTGATATCACCGGTGGTCTTCCAAGGGTAACTGAATTGTTCGAAGCTCGTAACCCAAGTAACCCTGCAGTAGTATCTGAAGTTGATGGAGAGGTAACGTTTGGTAAGATCAAGCGTGGTAACCGCGAAATCATGGTAACTTCTAAAATAGGTGAAGTGAAGAAGTATCTAGTATCACTTTCTAAGCAGATCCTTGTTCAGGAGAATGACTATGTTCGTGCAGGTACACCTCTTTCTGACGGAGCAACTACTCCATCAGATATCTTGAGTATTAAAGGTCCTACTGCTGTTCAGGAATATATTGTGAACGAAGTTCAGGATGTATACCGTCTACAGGGTGTAAAAATCAATGATAAGCACTTCGAAATTATCGTACGTCAGATGATGCGTAAGGTAGATATCGATGATCCGGGAGATACTAAATTCCTTGAAAAGCAAATCGTTGATAAGATTGAGTTCATGGAAGAGAACGACAATATCTGGGGTAAAAAAGTAATTGAAGATTCTGGTGATTCACAAACATTGAAGCCAGGTATGATCATTACTGCCCGTCGTTTGCGTGATGAGAACTCTCAGTTGAAGCGTCGTGACTTGAAACTGGTAACTGCTCGTGAAGCAATTCCTGCTACATCAAGTCAGGTATTACAGGGTATCACCCGTGCTGCACTTCAAACTAAGAGCTTCATGTCAGCTGCATCCTTCCAGGAAACAACCAAAGTGTTAAATGAAGCTGCAATCCAGGGTAAAGTCGACAGACTTGAAGGATTGAAGGAAAATGTGATCTGTGGTCACTTGATTCCTGCCGGTACAGGTGTGCGTTCATATAACAAGGTGGTTGTAGGATCACGTGAAGAATTTGACCGCTTGGTAGGTAAAGAAGTGGTTGAAGAAAATCAAGACTAAATAATTTATTTTGAGATAAGGAGAGAGGGGGAGCACGTTAGTGACTTCCCCTTTTTTGAAAAAATATAGCTATGGAAGATAAGAAGAATCAGAATCAGTTGAATATCGAGCTTAAGGAAGATGTTGCACAAGGTGTTTATTCTAACCTTGCTGTTATTACCCATTCACCTTCGGAGTTTGTGCTCGATTTTGTGAGAGTTATGCCAGGTGTGCCCAAAGCACAGGTGAAATCGCGTGTTATCATAACACCTGAGCATGCTAAACGTTTGATGAATGCATTGAATGACAACATAAAACGTTATGAGTCGATTCATGGTCCGATTAAGCAATCGGTACCACAGGGACCTGACGGAGGGCCTGTGATGCCAATGAATTTTGGACCAACCGGACAAGCTTAAAAAATAAAACGGGGCAATTTGCTCCGTTTTTTTTATTTTTAAATAAAAAATCAAATGACCATTCGTCTCCTGTTGTGTATCCTTTTGGCTATTTTTATTTCATCGTGTTCTGCACAGACCGAAAAATCACAGATTATATTAGGTGCTGAGCAATTTGAATCCTACTTACCATTGTTAAAAGATAAGAAAGTTGGATTATTGGTTAATCATACTTCACTTGTCAATTCGACACATTTGCTTGATACTTTATTAGCACAAAATATTGATGTTCAAAAAGTATTTGCTCCCGAACATGGTTTCAGAGGAAATGCTGATGCCGGTGAGTTGATTAAAAGTGATGTAGATATAAAAACAGGAATTCCAATTGTTTCGATGTATGGTAAAAGTAAGAAGCCTTCTAAGGAGACGATGGCAGGGTTAGATGCTATTGTTTTTGATATCCAGGATGTAGGCGTTCGCTTTTACACTTATATTTCTTCGATGCATTACATGATGGAGGCATGTGCTGAAAATAATGTGCAAATGATTGTGTTGGATCGCCCAAATCCGAATGGCGACTATTTTAATGGTCCGGTTTTACAAAAGAAATTTCAATCATTTGTTGGGATGCATCCAATACCTGTGGTGCATGGTCTCACGGTTGGTGAATTGGCAAAAATGATAAATGATGAGTATTGGTTAACGGATAGCCTGAAGACTAGGTTGACGGTAATTCCAATGCAGCATTATAGCCATGATACTTTTTATTCCTTACCAGTTAAACCTTCGCCCAATTTACCCAATGATATATCAATTAGATTATATCCTTCCTTATGCTTTTTCGAAGCAACAACAATCAGTGTTGGACGTGGCACCTATATGCCGTTTCAGGTGATTGGTTATCCTGATTCCTGTATGGGAGATTTTACATTTACTCCTGTATCCATTGACGGAATGTCAAAATATCCGCCACAACAGGATCAATTATGTTATGGAGTTGATCTCAGACAGGAACCATTAAGTCATCAGTTTACACTTAAGTACTTTGTTGATTTTATGAATAAATGTATTCCTGCAGATACTTTAATCGACAGGGTTAAATGGTTTAATCTTCTTGCCGGCAATGATACGCTTTTAAAAAAAATAAAGGACGGATGGTCGGAAGAACAGATTAAAGAAAGCTGGCATGATGAATTAAACAACTATGCTATTTTAAGACAAAAGTATTTGTTATATCCATGATAAACATTGTATGAAATCTATTATAAAATTTCTTCTGGTACTTATATTACCGATCAATATTACTGCTCAATCTAATTTTCCGTTTTATGTAGACGAAACTGCAAAGCAATGGGTAGATAGTATTTATCAAACATTGTCTGTTGATGAGCAAATAGCACAATTGTTTTGGATAGCCGTTGAAAATACTGCTGATGAGAATGCTATATTGAGAAATGAGAACCTAATTAGAGAAACTAAACCGGGAGGAATCATATTTTTTGAGAGTCAATCCTCTGAAGTTATAGATCTGATTAACCGTTTAAATAATGTATCAGAAGTGCCATTAATTGTGGCAATAGATGGGGAGTGGGGTTTAGGTATGCGTTTAAAGGATGCAAATTCATTTCCTTATCAAATGACATTAGGTGCTATTCAAAATGATAGTTTGATTTATAAAATGGGTTGGGAAATAGG contains:
- the rpoC gene encoding DNA-directed RNA polymerase subunit beta', encoding MAFRRDQKTKTSFNKITIGLASPEEILEMSSGEVLKPETINYRTYKPERDGLFCERIFGPVKDYECHCGKYKRIRYRGIVCDRCGVEVTEKKVRRERMGHISLVVPVAHIWYFKSLPNKIGYLLGLPTKKLDTIIYYERYVVINAGVKAEDGINKMDFLTEEEYLDILETLPKDNQHLDDDDPNKFIAKMGADALHMLLGRIDLDSLSYDLRHKASTETSQQRKNEALKRLQVVESFRESQGINRPEWMIVKVVPVIPPELRPLVPLDGGRFATSDLNDLYRRVIIRNNRLKRLIEIKAPEVILRNEKRMLQEAVDSLFDNSRKSNAVKTDSNRPLKSLSDSLKGKQGRFRQNLLGKRVDYSARSVIVVGPELNMHECGIPKDMAAELFKPFVIRKLIERGVVKTVKSAKKIVDRKDPVVWDILENVMKGHPVLLNRAPTLHRLGIQAFQPKMIEGKAIQLHPLACSAFNADFDGDQMAVHLPLGNAAILEAQMLMLGSQNILNPANGAPITVPSQDMVLGLYYMTKAREGAKGEGLIFYSPEETKIAFNEKRVDLHAIVKVKTNDLNAEGEIVKTIIETTVGRILFNEFVPSKAGYINKVLTKKALRDIIGDVHKVCGTPRTAAFLDDIKNLGYRMAFEGGLSFNLGDVIIPAEKETLVQEGYDEVEEVMNNYNMGFITNNERYNQIIDIWTHVNARLTQTLMNQLSSDRQGFNSVYMMLDSGARGSKEQIRQLSGMRGLMAKPQKSGAEGGQIIENPILSNFKEGLSVLEYFISTHGARKGLADTALKTADAGYLTRRLVDVSQDVVILEEDCGTLRGLTATDIKNNEEVVASLYERILGRVSVHDIYHPSTGEKLVTAGEEIVEDQAKLIEDSPIERVEIRSVLTCESKQGVCAKCYGRNLATGRMVQMGESVGVIAAQSIGEPGTQLTLRTFHVGGTAGNITSENSINAKYDGVVEIEELRTVPSTSEEGTEVDVVIGRLAELRIIDKNTNIALTTHPIPYGAKLHIKNGAEIKKGDVICEWDPYNALIITEKSGKVSFENMIDGVTYKEESDEQTGFREKVITETRDKTKNPSLRILSADGEILKTYNLPVGAHLSVDEGDEVKMGQILAKIPRAVGKAGDITGGLPRVTELFEARNPSNPAVVSEVDGEVTFGKIKRGNREIMVTSKIGEVKKYLVSLSKQILVQENDYVRAGTPLSDGATTPSDILSIKGPTAVQEYIVNEVQDVYRLQGVKINDKHFEIIVRQMMRKVDIDDPGDTKFLEKQIVDKIEFMEENDNIWGKKVIEDSGDSQTLKPGMIITARRLRDENSQLKRRDLKLVTAREAIPATSSQVLQGITRAALQTKSFMSAASFQETTKVLNEAAIQGKVDRLEGLKENVICGHLIPAGTGVRSYNKVVVGSREEFDRLVGKEVVEENQD
- a CDS encoding DUF3467 domain-containing protein, with translation MEDKKNQNQLNIELKEDVAQGVYSNLAVITHSPSEFVLDFVRVMPGVPKAQVKSRVIITPEHAKRLMNALNDNIKRYESIHGPIKQSVPQGPDGGPVMPMNFGPTGQA
- a CDS encoding DUF1343 domain-containing protein is translated as MTIRLLLCILLAIFISSCSAQTEKSQIILGAEQFESYLPLLKDKKVGLLVNHTSLVNSTHLLDTLLAQNIDVQKVFAPEHGFRGNADAGELIKSDVDIKTGIPIVSMYGKSKKPSKETMAGLDAIVFDIQDVGVRFYTYISSMHYMMEACAENNVQMIVLDRPNPNGDYFNGPVLQKKFQSFVGMHPIPVVHGLTVGELAKMINDEYWLTDSLKTRLTVIPMQHYSHDTFYSLPVKPSPNLPNDISIRLYPSLCFFEATTISVGRGTYMPFQVIGYPDSCMGDFTFTPVSIDGMSKYPPQQDQLCYGVDLRQEPLSHQFTLKYFVDFMNKCIPADTLIDRVKWFNLLAGNDTLLKKIKDGWSEEQIKESWHDELNNYAILRQKYLLYP